A window of Actinomadura rubteroloni contains these coding sequences:
- a CDS encoding DHH family phosphoesterase: MRRTMPGCGGMHATAPAVAGAGAGGANGGRPHHGDGVRRSGLDWDGAVRLIRSADEVVLACHVVPDGDALGSMLALAQALRGLGKRCTASFGEPFTVPHSLRFLPGQELLAEPSRVPAVPRLMIALDSAGPERLGSLARPARAAADLIVVDHHATGADFGTVRLVDPSSAATAVLVDELIRRLGAPLTPSIAEGLYAGLASDTGSFKYPCTTPQVHDLAGRLLAVGVRPEEVSRELWDRAPFGYLQVLAGALTRARLERDAAGGMGLVWTTIGQADRDARDVPYDQLEGVIDQLRRTDEAEVAVVLKEDDAGDWYVSTRSKGRVDVGRACALLGGGGHREAAAYTASGEPEDLIDRLRSALRAADDTHPPENTP, from the coding sequence ATGCGCCGCACGATGCCGGGCTGCGGCGGGATGCACGCCACCGCGCCGGCCGTTGCGGGCGCCGGTGCGGGCGGTGCCAACGGCGGCCGACCGCACCACGGCGACGGCGTCCGCCGCTCCGGGCTGGACTGGGACGGCGCGGTCCGGCTGATCCGGTCCGCCGACGAGGTCGTCCTGGCGTGCCATGTGGTGCCCGACGGCGACGCGCTCGGCTCGATGCTGGCCCTGGCGCAGGCGCTGCGGGGCCTCGGCAAGCGCTGCACGGCGTCGTTCGGCGAGCCGTTCACCGTCCCGCACAGTCTTCGGTTTCTTCCGGGCCAGGAATTGCTGGCCGAGCCGTCGCGGGTTCCGGCGGTGCCCCGGCTGATGATCGCGCTGGACTCGGCGGGCCCGGAGCGGCTGGGCTCACTGGCCCGTCCGGCCCGCGCCGCCGCCGACCTCATCGTCGTGGACCACCACGCCACCGGCGCGGACTTCGGGACGGTCCGGCTGGTCGACCCGTCCTCGGCGGCGACGGCCGTGCTGGTGGACGAGCTGATCCGCCGCCTCGGCGCGCCGCTGACGCCGTCCATCGCCGAGGGCCTGTACGCGGGGCTGGCCAGCGACACCGGTTCGTTCAAGTACCCGTGCACGACGCCGCAGGTCCATGACCTGGCGGGTCGGCTGCTCGCGGTCGGCGTCCGGCCGGAGGAGGTCAGCCGCGAACTGTGGGACCGCGCCCCGTTCGGGTACCTCCAGGTCCTCGCGGGCGCGCTGACGCGGGCGCGGCTGGAGCGCGACGCGGCGGGCGGCATGGGCCTGGTGTGGACGACGATCGGGCAGGCCGACCGCGACGCCCGCGACGTCCCCTATGACCAGCTCGAAGGCGTCATCGACCAGCTCCGCCGCACCGACGAGGCCGAGGTCGCCGTCGTGCTCAAGGAGGACGACGCGGGCGACTGGTACGTCTCGACCCGGTCCAAGGGCCGGGTGGACGTGGGCCGGGCGTGCGCGCTGCTCGGCGGCGGCGGGCACCGCGAGGCCGCCGCCTACACCGCCTCCGGCGAACCGGAGGACCTCATCGACCGGCTGCGGTCCGCGCTGCGCGCCGCCGACGACACCCACCCCCCGGAGAACACCCCGTGA
- the rbfA gene encoding 30S ribosome-binding factor RbfA has translation MVDAARARKLADRIQQIVAEMLERRIKDPRLGFVTITDTRITHDLRDATVFYTVYGSEAERAETAAALESAKGVIRSEVGKRTGVRHTPSITFTLDALMENAAHIDDLLARARARDEEVAAAARGASPAGDANPYKEPADADDLDDDDGDDADGPAEHRS, from the coding sequence ATGGTGGACGCAGCGCGGGCGCGCAAGCTCGCCGACCGCATCCAGCAGATCGTCGCCGAGATGCTCGAACGGCGGATCAAGGACCCGCGGCTCGGCTTCGTGACCATCACCGACACGCGGATCACCCATGACCTGCGCGACGCGACGGTGTTCTACACCGTGTACGGCTCGGAGGCCGAGCGGGCGGAGACGGCGGCGGCGCTGGAGAGCGCGAAGGGCGTCATCCGCTCCGAGGTGGGGAAGCGGACCGGGGTCCGGCACACGCCGAGCATCACGTTCACGCTGGACGCGCTGATGGAGAACGCGGCCCACATCGACGATCTGCTGGCCCGCGCCCGCGCGCGGGACGAGGAGGTCGCGGCGGCGGCGCGGGGCGCGAGCCCGGCGGGCGACGCCAACCCCTACAAGGAGCCGGCGGACGCCGACGACCTGGACGACGACGACGGGGACGACGCGGACGGCCCCGCGGAACACCGGTCCTGA
- a CDS encoding DUF503 domain-containing protein — translation MIRQVYVGALTIDLLLGDVRSLKQKRSVIRPVIAEVRKRFPGVAVAETGANDLHRRGEIGIAVVSATAANAAEVLDECERTVAGRPEIEVLSVRRRLYTGED, via the coding sequence GTGATCCGCCAGGTGTACGTGGGTGCGCTGACCATCGATCTGCTGCTCGGCGACGTCCGGTCGCTCAAGCAGAAACGGTCGGTGATCCGGCCCGTCATCGCCGAGGTGCGCAAGCGCTTCCCGGGGGTGGCGGTCGCCGAGACCGGGGCCAACGACCTGCACCGCCGGGGCGAGATCGGGATCGCGGTGGTCTCCGCCACCGCCGCCAACGCCGCCGAGGTGCTGGACGAGTGCGAGCGGACGGTCGCCGGACGCCCCGAGATCGAGGTGCTGTCGGTGCGCCGGCGCCTCTACACCGGCGAGGACTAG
- the infB gene encoding translation initiation factor IF-2: MAKVRVYELAKEFGVESKVVMAKLQEMGEFVRSASSTIEAPVVRRLTEAFNTSSGKSGAKPAGKRPQGPRPAAPRPGPPAAGGGGGEGARPAPRPAPRPAGPSGPAAPSGGAPAPKPGPAGGARPGPARPVPPAPGMPATPAAAAGPPAAPEAPETPAAPPAQTRPSGGERGGERGGDRGGAAAPGGPKPGPRSPKPGPRPSPRPAGERGRGGGAPRPGNNPFSSTNTGMGQAPKPGPRPGPRPAPGGERPGAERAGGPRPAAGRGPGGPGAGGPRPGGPRPSPGGMPPRPAGGPRPSPMNMPSSRPAGAPGRGAGGPGGGGRGPGGGGRPGGGGGGGGRPGGGGRPGGGGGFGGARAGAGGGGGGRPGGFGGPRPGGGGRGRGGTQGAFGRPGGRPTRGRKSKKQRRQEFDNMQAPAAGGISAPRGNGRAIRLPQGATLTDFAERVGANPASLVAIMMHLGKMVTATQSVDTDDLQLLGAELDFEVQVVSPEDEDRALLESFDIEYGEDEGGEEHLAARPPVVTVMGHVDHGKTRLLDAIRNANVVAGEAGGITQHIGAYQVETEVDGEERKITFIDTPGHEAFTAMRARGADTTDLVVLVVAADDGVKPQTTEAIDHATAAGVPIVVAVNKIDKEGADPQRVRAQLTEYGLVAEEFGGDTQFVDVSAREGINIDGLLESIVLTADAALDLKANPDMPAQGSAIEAHLDKGRGAVATVLVQRGTLRVGDSIVCGVAHGRVRAMLDENGNNLEEAGPSRPVLVLGLTAVPGAGDNFLVVDDDRVARQIADKRTARKRNAELLRSRKSSSLEELFKDLERGERDELLLILKGDVSGSVEALEDSLLKIDVGEEVSLRVIRRGVGAITQDDVNLSLASEGAVIIGFNVRPERNAQELADREGVDIRYYSVIYQAIEEVEAALKGMLKPEFEEVQLGTAEIREIFKVPKIGNVAGSMVTSGIIQRNAKARIVRDGVVVSDNLTVSSLRRFKEDATEVRDGFECGIGVGYNDIKLGDVIECFEMREKPRA; encoded by the coding sequence GTGGCCAAGGTCCGGGTATACGAGCTCGCCAAGGAGTTCGGTGTCGAGAGCAAGGTCGTCATGGCCAAGCTCCAGGAGATGGGCGAGTTCGTACGTTCGGCGTCCTCCACGATCGAGGCGCCGGTCGTCCGCAGACTGACAGAAGCTTTCAACACGTCCTCCGGCAAGTCCGGAGCGAAGCCGGCCGGGAAGCGACCGCAGGGTCCGCGCCCGGCCGCACCGCGCCCCGGCCCGCCCGCCGCGGGCGGCGGCGGTGGCGAGGGAGCACGTCCGGCGCCGCGCCCGGCGCCCCGTCCGGCCGGTCCGTCCGGCCCGGCGGCCCCGTCCGGCGGCGCGCCCGCGCCCAAGCCGGGTCCGGCGGGCGGCGCCCGTCCGGGTCCGGCGCGTCCGGTGCCGCCCGCGCCGGGCATGCCGGCGACCCCGGCCGCGGCGGCCGGTCCGCCGGCGGCCCCGGAGGCGCCGGAGACCCCGGCGGCCCCGCCCGCGCAGACCCGCCCGAGCGGCGGCGAGCGCGGTGGTGAGCGCGGCGGTGACCGCGGCGGCGCTGCGGCGCCCGGCGGTCCGAAGCCGGGCCCGCGCAGCCCGAAGCCGGGTCCGCGGCCCAGCCCGCGTCCGGCGGGCGAGCGCGGTCGCGGCGGCGGTGCCCCGCGTCCGGGCAACAACCCGTTCAGCTCGACCAACACCGGGATGGGCCAGGCGCCCAAGCCCGGTCCGCGTCCCGGCCCCCGGCCCGCTCCGGGCGGTGAGCGGCCCGGCGCCGAGCGCGCCGGCGGTCCGCGTCCCGCGGCCGGTCGCGGTCCCGGCGGTCCCGGCGCGGGCGGTCCGCGTCCGGGCGGTCCCCGGCCGAGCCCCGGCGGCATGCCGCCGCGTCCGGCGGGCGGTCCGCGGCCGAGCCCGATGAACATGCCGTCCTCGCGGCCCGCGGGCGCCCCCGGGCGCGGTGCGGGCGGTCCCGGCGGCGGCGGTCGCGGCCCCGGCGGCGGCGGTCGTCCCGGTGGCGGCGGTGGCGGCGGCGGTCGTCCCGGTGGCGGCGGTCGTCCCGGCGGTGGCGGCGGCTTCGGCGGCGCCCGCGCGGGTGCGGGCGGCGGCGGTGGCGGTCGTCCCGGCGGCTTCGGCGGGCCCCGGCCCGGCGGCGGCGGTCGCGGTCGCGGCGGCACCCAGGGCGCCTTCGGGCGTCCCGGCGGACGCCCGACGCGGGGCCGCAAGTCGAAGAAGCAGCGGCGCCAGGAGTTCGACAACATGCAGGCGCCCGCGGCCGGAGGCATCTCCGCGCCGCGCGGCAACGGCAGGGCGATCCGGCTCCCGCAGGGCGCCACGCTGACCGACTTCGCCGAGCGGGTGGGCGCCAACCCGGCGTCGCTCGTCGCGATCATGATGCACCTCGGCAAGATGGTCACCGCGACGCAGTCGGTCGACACCGACGACCTGCAGTTGCTCGGGGCCGAGCTGGACTTCGAGGTCCAGGTCGTCAGCCCCGAGGACGAGGACCGCGCGCTGCTGGAGTCGTTCGACATCGAGTACGGCGAGGACGAGGGCGGCGAGGAGCACCTCGCGGCGCGTCCGCCGGTCGTCACGGTCATGGGTCACGTCGACCACGGCAAGACGCGGCTGCTGGACGCCATCCGCAACGCCAACGTCGTCGCGGGCGAGGCCGGCGGCATCACCCAGCACATCGGCGCCTACCAGGTCGAGACCGAGGTGGACGGCGAGGAGCGCAAGATCACCTTCATCGACACCCCGGGTCACGAGGCGTTCACCGCCATGCGCGCCCGCGGTGCCGACACCACCGACCTGGTGGTGCTGGTGGTCGCGGCCGACGACGGCGTGAAGCCGCAGACCACCGAGGCGATCGACCACGCCACGGCGGCCGGCGTGCCGATCGTCGTGGCCGTCAACAAGATCGACAAGGAGGGTGCGGACCCGCAGCGCGTGCGGGCCCAGCTCACCGAGTACGGCCTGGTGGCGGAGGAGTTCGGCGGCGACACCCAGTTCGTCGACGTGTCCGCCCGCGAGGGCATCAACATCGACGGCCTGCTGGAGTCGATCGTCCTCACCGCCGACGCGGCGCTGGACCTGAAGGCCAACCCCGACATGCCCGCCCAGGGTTCCGCCATCGAGGCGCACCTGGACAAGGGCCGGGGCGCGGTCGCGACGGTCCTGGTGCAGCGCGGCACGCTGCGGGTCGGCGACTCGATCGTCTGCGGCGTGGCGCACGGCCGCGTCCGGGCGATGCTGGACGAGAACGGCAACAACCTGGAGGAGGCCGGTCCGTCGCGTCCGGTGCTCGTCCTCGGTCTGACGGCCGTTCCCGGCGCGGGCGACAACTTCCTGGTCGTCGACGACGACCGGGTCGCCCGGCAGATCGCCGACAAGCGGACCGCGCGCAAGCGCAACGCCGAACTGCTGCGCAGCCGCAAGAGCAGCTCGCTGGAAGAGCTGTTCAAGGACCTGGAGCGCGGCGAGCGGGACGAGCTGCTGCTCATCCTCAAGGGCGACGTGTCCGGTTCGGTGGAGGCCCTGGAGGACTCGCTCCTCAAGATCGACGTGGGCGAGGAGGTCAGCCTGCGGGTCATCCGGCGCGGTGTCGGCGCGATCACGCAGGACGACGTCAACCTCTCGCTGGCGTCCGAGGGCGCGGTCATCATCGGCTTCAACGTCCGGCCGGAGCGCAACGCGCAGGAACTGGCCGACCGCGAGGGCGTCGACATCCGCTACTACTCGGTCATCTACCAGGCGATCGAGGAGGTCGAGGCGGCCCTCAAGGGCATGCTGAAGCCGGAGTTCGAGGAGGTCCAGCTCGGCACGGCGGAGATCCGCGAGATCTTCAAGGTGCCGAAGATCGGCAACGTCGCCGGTTCGATGGTCACCTCGGGCATCATCCAGCGCAACGCCAAGGCGCGGATCGTCCGGGACGGCGTCGTGGTCTCCGACAACCTCACGGTGTCGTCGCTGCGCCGCTTCAAGGAGGACGCGACCGAGGTCCGCGACGGCTTCGAGTGCGGTATCGGTGTCGGCTACAACGACATCAAGCTCGGCGATGTCATCGAGTGCTTCGAGATGCGGGAGAAGCCCCGCGCCTGA
- a CDS encoding YlxR family protein produces MGCRARTAKTELLRLVVVEDGIVPDVHGRLPGRGAHLHPALECLELAERRRAFPRAFRLAGPLDAGPVRARLAATAARQQDG; encoded by the coding sequence GTGGGCTGCCGGGCACGCACGGCCAAAACCGAGCTGTTGCGCCTGGTGGTGGTCGAGGACGGCATCGTCCCCGACGTCCACGGGCGGCTGCCGGGACGGGGCGCACATCTGCACCCCGCCCTGGAGTGCCTCGAACTCGCCGAGCGGCGACGGGCCTTCCCCCGGGCGTTCCGCCTGGCGGGGCCCCTCGACGCCGGTCCGGTTCGGGCCCGGCTTGCGGCGACCGCCGCACGGCAGCAGGATGGCTGA
- the nusA gene encoding transcription termination factor NusA → MTALRSLESEKDISLEVAVKAIEDALLIAYHRTEGAAPRARVALDRATGHVTVWATEQDDEGQAVREYDDTPTGFGRIAATTAKQVILQRLRDAEDELTFGEYAGREGDIVSGVIQQGKDPRNVLVDLGRIEAILQPQEQVPGERYEHGERLRAYVVQVRKGHRGPSVQLSRTHPNLVRKLFALEVPEIADGTVEISAIAREAGHRTKIAVRSRKAGVNAKGACIGPLGSRVRNVMAELHGEKIDIVDWSDDPAELVGNALSPARVSAVQVVDADARVARVIVPDYQLSLAIGKEGQNARLAARLTGWRIDIRADTEAPDDGGTASDTPDTSGASDTGVEPGETRSTTSGDHATGPADASAR, encoded by the coding sequence ATGACCGCCCTGCGGAGCCTGGAGAGCGAGAAGGACATCTCGCTCGAGGTGGCCGTCAAGGCGATCGAGGACGCCCTGCTGATCGCCTACCACCGCACCGAGGGCGCCGCCCCGCGCGCCCGCGTCGCGCTGGACCGGGCGACCGGGCACGTCACCGTGTGGGCGACGGAGCAGGACGACGAAGGCCAGGCCGTCCGGGAGTACGACGACACGCCGACCGGCTTCGGGCGCATCGCGGCGACGACGGCCAAGCAGGTCATCCTGCAGCGGCTGCGCGACGCCGAGGACGAGCTGACGTTCGGCGAGTACGCGGGCCGGGAGGGCGACATCGTCTCCGGCGTCATCCAGCAGGGCAAGGACCCGCGCAACGTGCTGGTCGACCTCGGCCGCATCGAGGCGATCCTCCAGCCGCAGGAGCAGGTGCCCGGCGAGCGGTACGAGCACGGCGAGCGGCTGCGCGCCTACGTCGTGCAGGTCCGCAAGGGCCACCGCGGGCCGTCCGTGCAGCTCTCGCGGACGCACCCGAACCTGGTGCGCAAGCTGTTCGCGCTGGAGGTGCCCGAGATCGCCGACGGGACGGTCGAGATCTCGGCCATCGCCCGCGAGGCCGGCCACCGCACCAAGATCGCGGTCCGGTCCCGCAAGGCGGGCGTGAACGCCAAGGGGGCCTGCATCGGCCCGCTCGGCAGCCGCGTCCGCAACGTGATGGCCGAACTGCACGGTGAGAAGATCGACATCGTGGACTGGTCGGACGACCCGGCGGAGCTGGTCGGCAACGCGCTGTCGCCCGCCCGCGTGTCGGCCGTGCAGGTCGTGGACGCGGACGCGCGGGTCGCCCGCGTGATCGTGCCGGACTACCAGCTCTCCCTGGCCATCGGCAAGGAGGGCCAGAACGCCCGGCTCGCCGCCCGGCTCACCGGCTGGCGGATCGACATCCGCGCCGACACCGAGGCGCCGGACGACGGCGGGACGGCATCCGACACGCCCGACACATCCGGCGCATCCGACACGGGCGTCGAACCAGGCGAAACGCGATCAACGACATCGGGAGACCATGCGACAGGTCCCGCCGACGCCTCGGCGCGGTAG
- the rimP gene encoding ribosome maturation factor RimP, translating to MSAPSGDDRAQRGRGGGRPTRDEAAAEITRLLEPAVTAAGFDLEEVDVRPAGRRRLVRVVVDADGGVALDDVAELSRTASEALDASGVMGASAYVLEVTSPGVDRPLTEPRHWRRAAGRLVVAPLTDGGQVEGRVVSADDASVVLDVVPARKGAAPARREFAYAALGRGRVQVEFRRTDEPDEPDDPAGEAAATRSPAEPD from the coding sequence ATGAGCGCCCCTTCCGGCGACGACCGCGCTCAGCGGGGCCGCGGCGGAGGCCGTCCCACCCGGGACGAGGCCGCCGCCGAGATCACCCGCCTGCTGGAGCCCGCGGTCACGGCCGCGGGCTTCGATCTGGAGGAGGTGGACGTCCGGCCCGCCGGGCGCCGCCGGCTGGTCCGCGTCGTCGTGGACGCCGACGGCGGCGTCGCGCTCGACGACGTCGCCGAGCTCAGCCGCACCGCCTCCGAAGCGCTCGACGCGTCCGGCGTCATGGGCGCCTCCGCGTACGTGCTGGAGGTGACCTCGCCCGGCGTGGACCGTCCCCTCACCGAGCCCCGGCACTGGCGCCGCGCGGCCGGGCGCCTCGTCGTCGCGCCGCTCACCGACGGCGGCCAGGTCGAGGGGCGGGTGGTGAGCGCCGACGACGCGTCGGTCGTCCTCGACGTCGTCCCCGCCCGCAAGGGCGCCGCCCCCGCCCGCCGTGAGTTCGCCTACGCGGCGCTCGGCCGGGGCCGGGTCCAGGTGGAGTTCCGCCGCACGGACGAACCGGACGAGCCGGACGACCCCGCGGGCGAGGCCGCCGCAACGCGTTCTCCGGCCGAGCCGGACTAG
- a CDS encoding DUF4439 domain-containing protein, producing the protein MSLADELGAALEAEHAAVYGYGVLGARLSGPARGTAVAAWNAHRAARDALTARLTALGARVPAAAPAYALPAKPTSATSAARLAALLEDGVVAGYAGLAGAADASVRTFGAGAMQEAVRRAVRWRRVAGTTAPPTGAFPGLPPASLAPRPQPGGEPDA; encoded by the coding sequence GTGAGCCTCGCGGACGAGCTGGGCGCGGCGCTGGAGGCCGAGCACGCGGCGGTCTACGGCTACGGCGTGCTCGGCGCGCGGCTGAGCGGTCCCGCGCGCGGCACGGCGGTCGCGGCGTGGAACGCCCACCGCGCGGCGCGGGACGCCCTGACGGCGCGGCTCACGGCGCTCGGGGCGCGGGTGCCCGCCGCCGCCCCGGCCTACGCGCTCCCCGCGAAACCCACGTCGGCGACGTCGGCGGCGCGGCTCGCGGCGCTGCTGGAGGACGGCGTGGTCGCCGGGTACGCGGGCCTGGCGGGCGCCGCCGACGCCTCCGTGCGGACGTTCGGGGCGGGCGCCATGCAGGAGGCGGTGCGGCGCGCGGTGCGCTGGCGTCGGGTCGCGGGCACGACGGCGCCGCCCACGGGGGCGTTCCCGGGGCTGCCGCCCGCGTCGCTCGCGCCGCGGCCGCAGCCGGGCGGCGAGCCCGACGCCTGA
- a CDS encoding putative adhesin, translating into MGTYIISSHGEPKWDKKTTIPQGVSVRFYQKFGVGMDSAEAFKLQSALTDPTHADASAVLERNPQRALWNGPNKQQPELELTADPKKAFKSGIVHAESREIVAVIELGTPVTLTDALQAIATHAAKKSEEAVVHCLFCL; encoded by the coding sequence ATGGGGACCTACATCATTTCTTCGCACGGCGAGCCGAAGTGGGACAAGAAGACGACGATTCCGCAGGGCGTCAGCGTCCGGTTCTACCAGAAGTTCGGCGTGGGGATGGACTCGGCCGAGGCGTTCAAGCTCCAGAGCGCGCTGACGGACCCGACCCACGCGGACGCGAGCGCCGTCCTGGAGCGGAACCCGCAGCGCGCCCTGTGGAACGGGCCGAACAAGCAGCAGCCCGAGCTGGAGCTGACGGCGGACCCGAAAAAGGCGTTCAAGAGCGGTATCGTCCACGCCGAGTCCCGGGAAATCGTGGCCGTGATCGAACTGGGCACCCCGGTCACGCTCACCGACGCCCTCCAGGCCATCGCGACGCACGCGGCCAAAAAGTCGGAAGAAGCGGTCGTCCATTGCCTCTTCTGCCTCTGA
- a CDS encoding HAD family hydrolase, producing the protein MAIEAVIFDWGGTLTPWHDVDVGALWHGVCASSGISAERLAEVAARLHAAEDEVWRRAQSEHRSGTLDEVFALAGVEPTEALLAADYDAWTPHTFIDPAAPPLLRALRERGIRVGILSNTLRSRDWHERVFERDGVLSLIDGAVYSSEIPYTKPHREAFQAALDAVGGPDPAACVFVGDRPYEDVHGSQQLGMRGVLVPHSSVPAWDCTPDAVIAELGELLGHIDRWSA; encoded by the coding sequence GTGGCGATCGAAGCGGTGATCTTTGACTGGGGCGGCACGCTCACCCCGTGGCACGACGTCGACGTGGGGGCCCTGTGGCACGGCGTCTGCGCGTCCTCCGGCATCTCGGCCGAGCGGCTGGCGGAGGTCGCGGCGCGGCTGCACGCCGCCGAGGACGAGGTCTGGCGGCGCGCCCAGTCCGAGCACCGCAGCGGCACGCTGGACGAGGTGTTCGCGCTCGCCGGCGTCGAGCCGACCGAGGCCCTGCTCGCCGCCGACTACGACGCCTGGACGCCGCACACCTTCATCGACCCGGCCGCCCCGCCGCTGCTGCGCGCCCTGCGCGAGCGCGGCATCCGCGTCGGCATCCTGTCCAACACGCTCCGGTCCCGCGACTGGCACGAGCGGGTCTTCGAGCGCGACGGCGTCCTGTCGCTGATCGACGGAGCCGTCTACAGCAGCGAGATCCCCTACACCAAGCCGCACCGCGAGGCGTTCCAGGCCGCGCTGGACGCGGTCGGCGGGCCCGACCCGGCGGCGTGCGTGTTCGTCGGCGACCGCCCGTACGAGGACGTCCACGGCTCCCAGCAGCTCGGCATGCGCGGGGTGCTCGTCCCGCACAGCAGCGTCCCCGCCTGGGACTGCACGCCGGACGCGGTCATCGCCGAGCTGGGCGAGCTGCTCGGCCACATCGACCGCTGGTCGGCCTGA
- a CDS encoding fatty acid desaturase family protein, producing the protein MPTLSRDRGLTRADHERIAAELDALRREVTASLGARDAAYIRRLIAVQRGLDAAGRVLLLAGRRRPLWIAGTAALTVAKILENMEIGHNVMHGQWDWMRDPKIHSTTWEWDAVCPSSQWKHSHNVVHHTYTNVLGKDRDVGYTILRVTPEQEWHPAHLAQPLYNVLLALTYEYGIAVYDLDPDAVEAGEKSPEEFDRQVHEIKRKLGRQAAKDYLVFPLLAGRGFVPALLGTLTANVLRNVWAHTIIFCGHFPGDVAVFPEERLADETKGEWYVRQLTGSSNIEGGRLFHILNGNLGYQIEHHLFPDMPSNRLAEIAPRVRALCGKYDLPYNTGRLSRQVASTWAKIIRLSAPPPGAWRARRGK; encoded by the coding sequence ATGCCGACGCTCAGCCGCGACCGCGGCCTCACGCGCGCCGACCACGAGCGCATCGCCGCGGAGCTGGACGCGCTGCGCCGCGAGGTGACCGCGTCGCTCGGCGCCCGGGACGCCGCCTACATCCGGCGGCTCATCGCCGTCCAGCGCGGCCTGGACGCGGCGGGCCGCGTGCTCCTGCTCGCCGGACGCCGCCGTCCGCTGTGGATCGCCGGGACGGCCGCACTGACGGTCGCCAAGATCCTGGAGAACATGGAGATCGGGCACAACGTCATGCACGGCCAGTGGGACTGGATGCGCGACCCGAAGATCCACTCCACGACGTGGGAGTGGGACGCGGTGTGCCCGTCGTCGCAGTGGAAGCACTCGCACAACGTCGTCCACCACACCTACACCAACGTGCTCGGCAAGGACCGCGACGTCGGTTACACGATCCTGCGCGTCACGCCCGAGCAGGAATGGCACCCGGCCCATCTCGCGCAGCCGCTCTACAACGTCCTGCTGGCGCTGACGTACGAGTACGGGATCGCCGTCTACGACCTCGACCCCGACGCCGTCGAGGCGGGGGAGAAATCGCCGGAGGAGTTCGACCGCCAGGTCCACGAGATCAAGCGCAAGCTCGGCCGCCAGGCCGCCAAGGACTACCTGGTGTTCCCGCTGCTGGCGGGCCGGGGGTTCGTGCCCGCGCTGCTCGGGACGCTCACCGCGAACGTCCTGCGCAACGTCTGGGCGCACACGATCATCTTCTGCGGGCACTTCCCGGGCGACGTCGCGGTGTTCCCCGAGGAGCGGCTGGCGGACGAGACCAAGGGCGAGTGGTACGTCCGGCAGCTCACCGGCTCGTCCAACATCGAGGGCGGACGGCTGTTCCACATCCTCAACGGCAACCTCGGCTACCAGATCGAGCACCACCTCTTCCCGGACATGCCGAGCAACCGGCTCGCCGAGATCGCGCCGCGCGTGCGGGCGCTGTGCGGCAAGTACGACCTCCCGTACAACACCGGACGGCTGTCCCGGCAGGTCGCGAGCACCTGGGCGAAGATCATCCGGCTGTCGGCGCCGCCGCCGGGCGCGTGGCGGGCCCGGCGCGGAAAATAA